AGCGCATAGAAGACGCTTTCTGCGGCCCGGGCCGGCCGGCCTTCGTCCCCAAATTCTGATCGTCCATCCATTTATTGTCGTTTCTAATCCATCTCTTGTCAAAACATTCCGGATATGGATTATAATCGCCCCGAACAAGGAGGGAACGCGTCATGCCTCCCTATTCGCCCGCGCTGGCCATCCTGACCGGTTTATTCGAGCTCCTGGCCGCCGCATGGACTCTGAACAGCCCCGGCCGCAAATCTCTCCTGCGGCCGACCGCGTTCATTTTCATTCTTCTGGCCGGCTACCAGTTCGCCGAAGTTGCGGTCTGTTCACGGCCGGAGAACCTGCTTTTCTCCCGTATCGCCTTCCTGGACATCACCTGGCTGCCGCCGGTCGGAATCTGGCTCGTCTACCGGCTCCTCGCGCCCAAGCCGCGCCGGATTCTCTTCCCGGCCGCCTTCATCGCCGCCGCCGTCGCCATGAGCGCCTGGATCGCCCTCGATCCCGCGGCCATCACCAAATCCGTCTGCCAAACCGTGGTGGCCCGCTACTTCCACGGCGCCAATTTCGATTTCGCCTTCGGCATGTTCTACCAGGCCGGCATGGGGGTCCTGATCTTCTGGCCCGCCTTGACCATGGCCGGGGTCGGAGATGCCAACGCCCGCAGCAACCTGGCGACCATCCAGACCGGAGTGCTGGGGTTCGTCCTGCCCTCTCTTTTCCTGCGCCTGTTCGTCAAGGAGCCGGACGGAATCATGCCGTCGGTGATGTGTCATTTCGCGGTCACCCTGGCCGTGGCCCTGACCCTGCTGGTGAGCCGGGAGCGGCGCTTGGCCGTAGGTGAGGAAAAGCGGATCCAAGCTTCGCACGCCTGAAAGGCGCAAGGTCCGCGCCCGGCCGGCGCATGAGGGTGCGGACCAATGACTCGAACCAGACTGGAGGCGCCATGAATTTCCGACGCGCATCGGTCCCCCTGACTCTGATCCTGCTGCTCGCCGCGGCCGCCACCCTCTCCGCCGCGGCTCCCGCCCCAAAGCCGCCGGCCGGCTTGAAGAAGGCGCTCGATGCCTTTCGGACTTTCTATGCCAAGGGCATGGAGCAGGCGGGGATCGTCGGCGGCTCGCTCCTCATCCTGCACGACAACAAGGTCGTCGACAAGGCCCACTTCGGGATGGCCAACCAGGAGAAGTCCCAGCCGGTCGACGACCGCACCATCTACCACTGGGCCTCGATCACCAAGACGATGACCGGGATCGCCATCCTTCAGCTCCGCGACCGCGGCCGGCTCGGCCTCGACGATCCCATTGTCAAATACATCCCCGAGCTGCGGCAGGTCCACGACCCGTTCGGCGACATGTCCGAGATCACAGCACCTCCTAACCCATAGCGCGGGGTTCCGCGGCGCCACCTGGCCCTGGAAGGACAAGGCCTGGCAACCGCACGAGCCGACGCGCTGGGAGCAGCTGGCGGCGATGTTCCCTTACACCGGGATCGAATTCAAGCCGGGGAGCCAATGGAGCTACTCCAATCCCGGGATCATTTTCC
This is a stretch of genomic DNA from Candidatus Aminicenantes bacterium. It encodes these proteins:
- a CDS encoding serine hydrolase gives rise to the protein MNFRRASVPLTLILLLAAAATLSAAAPAPKPPAGLKKALDAFRTFYAKGMEQAGIVGGSLLILHDNKVVDKAHFGMANQEKSQPVDDRTIYHWASITKTMTGIAILQLRDRGRLGLDDPIVKYIPELRQVHDPFGDMSEITAPPNP